The genomic segment TGTATTTCATTTTTATCCTGTTGGACTATGAGAAGATAGCCGAAGGATGGATTAAGCTGATTCCTGAAAGGTATCGCCCCTTTGCACAAGGTCTGGCCGAAGATGTGGAGGTGAGCATGAACCGATATTTCCGTGGACAGGCACTGATTGCGTTATGTGTAGGGGTCTTGCTTGCCATTGGTTTTAAAATTGTAGATTTCCCGCTGGCTGTTTCATTGGGCCTTTTTATCGGATTATTGAATCTGATACCTTACCTGCAAACTCTGGGATTAATTCCCATGTTGCTTCTTAGTCTCTTAAAGGCCGCCGAAACCGGCGGTAGTTTCTGGCTTATTTTTGGATCGGCATTGTTGGTTTTGTGTGTTGTGCAGGGAATACAGGATCTGTTTCTCACTCCTAAAATAATGGGAAAGGCTATGGGACTCAATCCTGCCATCATTTTATTATCTCTTTCCATATGGGGAACCCTTTTAGGGTTCGTAGGACTTATTGTTGCACTACCTTTAACAACACTTTCCTTATCCTATTATAAACGTTTTATCTTGATGGAACAGAGTAAGATAGAGTCGGAAAAAACCAGAAGGCAGCTGAAGCGGGGAAAAATAAGTGGCGATCAATAGTAAAAAAGTTGCTCCAATGCTTGCATATATAAAAATAAACCGTACCTTTGCACCCGCATTACAGAAGTAACGCATAGGATGATTCGCTAGCTCAGCAGGTAGAGCACATCCCTTTTAAGGATGGGGTCCTGGGTTCGAGCCCCAGGCGGATCACCAGGTAAAAAAGAGTATTCCGAAAGGATACTCTTTTTTTCGTTTAAAGCGTTCAGCTTAACTTGAATTGCTTCATGAATTCCTCTTTACGTAGTCCGGACTTAATGGCGGGCGAGTATAACATTTTAATCACCATCTTTTCCTGTTCCGAAATGTAGAATTGAGCCGTGCAACTGTCGGATTCTTCGAAAGACCTGAATATATAGGGCTTTTGCGGGGTATTGGAATTGATATTTGTATAAAATGGATATTGCTTGGTTGGCTCATCTAAGCCGAGGGCATGTTCAAATTCTTTGAAAATGTGTTTCGCCCCGTTATAGTGGTGCGTATCGTATATTTCGGAATACGTATTACTCCATGAAAGTGTTTCAAAGAGGTTTGAGTTCTCACAGCCACTTGATCTCCTATACTTTCCTGATGTTTGCTTATTCCGGGTTACAACTAAATTTCCTTTCTTCTCCACCCTGTATATTTTAATTGGATGAACCAGAGGCGCTAGAATGGCAATAATAGAGTCCACCTCATGTATGGATGCATCATTCAGGTATTCTTTGTTCTTTATAACTACCCTGATGTCTTCATCATACTTTCGTATTCTGTCATTTGGAAATGCAAAATCGGCAAACAAAAGAAGTTCTTCTTTGGTATATTCCTTTTCTTTTTGGAAGGCACCTGCATCGACGGTAATGAAATTGCACTGAAGCAGTCCGACAACTAAAAAAATAAATACGGCAACCGGAATCATTGCCAGGAGTGTGGCTTTACTATTGCTCATAGTTTGTATAAGATTAAAATTTAAGATCTAACTATGCAAACCTAATCATAATTAATTGATTGCGAAAGGATAAAGTGGTTAAATAAATATAATAACTAAATAAGAGATTTATTTCAGGCCTTCGAAAACTAATCCGAAGGCCTGAATAGCTTTGGGTAGTTCACTTATAAATCTATAAGAGGCAGCTCCATTATTTTTGTTTCAGGAAAGAAATCCTTGATATATTGATGAATGAAGGTTTTAGTATCTTCCCGTATAATGGGGTCTCCGTCCCTGTCTTCATACAGATTATATATCAGCGTGTGCAACTGAATGTTTCGCTTTTGAATTGCTTCTAGGCTCAATAATATATGATTTATACTCCCTAAACGACCCGAAACTACAAAAATCAATGGATACTGATTGTCTTGAATATAGTCTATTGTAAGATATTTTCGGGTGAGCGGAACCATCAATCCCCCGGCTCCTTCAAGGAGAACCGCGTCAAAACGTTCACTCAACTGCTGTGTGGCATGCTTAATTTTATTAAAATTAATAGCCCGTTTATCTATTTCCGATGCCAGATGAGGTGAGCAAGGATAGGTGAATACCTCAGGCATTGTTAATCTTTCATCGTCTTCCGGCAGCCATCCGCACCCCATAATGTGCCGGTGCAGCTTAATATCTTCCGAAACGTGGCTGTTGCCGGTCTGAATCATTTTTTGAGTGATTGCTCTGATTCCTTTAGCATTCCATTCTCTGGCCAAATATCCGGTAGCATAGCTTTTTCCTATATTGGTATCCATACCGCTAATAAAATATACCTTATTTTCCATCGTCTTTCTTTTTTAAAATGATATAAACAGGATGATAGGTTAAGGTTATTCCTTCTTCTTCAGACTGATATAGTTTTTCATATTGGTTTGAAAAATGAGATAACTTAGCCTTGGTCCATCTTTGTTTACTTATTCCTGTAACTCCTGTTGCTTTAAGGTGGCGCAATACTTCCACCGGGGTTTTAAATGTCAATTTCTGCAACTCCTCATGTGAATATATCACATTAAAGGAGTCTGATAAAGAGAGCAGGAGATTATTCAGCGTTGGATAACGCAGGGATATCCCCGTCAACGTACCCACTTCTTTTAAATTTTGAGGGCCAAAAGTGCTGATTGCCACACATCCCTTTTCATTGAGCAAAGCTTGGCAGTTACGTATAAAATTCACGGGGTTTTCAAACCATTGAATTGCCGAACAGGAAACTATCAGGTCCAGTTTGTCAGGTAAACGGATTGAT from the Macellibacteroides fermentans genome contains:
- the bioD gene encoding dethiobiotin synthase, which translates into the protein MENKVYFISGMDTNIGKSYATGYLAREWNAKGIRAITQKMIQTGNSHVSEDIKLHRHIMGCGWLPEDDERLTMPEVFTYPCSPHLASEIDKRAINFNKIKHATQQLSERFDAVLLEGAGGLMVPLTRKYLTIDYIQDNQYPLIFVVSGRLGSINHILLSLEAIQKRNIQLHTLIYNLYEDRDGDPIIREDTKTFIHQYIKDFFPETKIMELPLIDL
- the bioC gene encoding malonyl-ACP O-methyltransferase BioC, yielding MDKTLIMNRFSKARPTYDTEAVIQSKIAKHLACLVNRFIDINKVERMLEVGCGSGMFSRLFLTNCKPQKVFLNDLCSDHKHSLSDLLSDSIYFWEGDAESIRLPDKLDLIVSCSAIQWFENPVNFIRNCQALLNEKGCVAISTFGPQNLKEVGTLTGISLRYPTLNNLLLSLSDSFNVIYSHEELQKLTFKTPVEVLRHLKATGVTGISKQRWTKAKLSHFSNQYEKLYQSEEEGITLTYHPVYIILKKKDDGK
- a CDS encoding AI-2E family transporter, with protein sequence MNPLFDKPFTFDRVSRIVFSVLMIGGLIYLLAVLKNALLPFLVAWLMAYMMQPFVRFFQYKLKFKSRVLSITAVLVSLVGLLILLYQLVVPSIIDEIQGTFQLLQTHQGNPENIPLIPESWRIYIVNQMDLLHLSELISRENLLNTLKQIAPRMWTLLSSTFSLLFSVTILFVVMLYFIFILLDYEKIAEGWIKLIPERYRPFAQGLAEDVEVSMNRYFRGQALIALCVGVLLAIGFKIVDFPLAVSLGLFIGLLNLIPYLQTLGLIPMLLLSLLKAAETGGSFWLIFGSALLVLCVVQGIQDLFLTPKIMGKAMGLNPAIILLSLSIWGTLLGFVGLIVALPLTTLSLSYYKRFILMEQSKIESEKTRRQLKRGKISGDQ